TTCCAGAAATTTCAGTGCCGACATGGGGCCATCTGCCGTTTCAATCTGAAAATGCCTGCTCAGATTGCGCCGAAAGGTCTCCAACACGAATTTCTCATCATCGACGAACAGTATCCGCTCGCTCATTTGCGTCTCTCCACGACCCACTCGGTGAGTTCGTTCATATTTCGGTTTCCAGGCATTCCGACCGCACGTCATCCCGGAATTCTTGGTTGTGCCTTTCAAGTCCAGCTTGGCTCATGCGCGCAACCTGTTCGCTCTAAACACGCTCTGACTCTTTCATAAAGTCGGAGACTGCTGACTTCATCCTGGTTTTCATGACCTCAGTAGCCAGAGGTCGCAAGACTCAGAGCCATATCTTGCATGGACCCTGTTGCGGCTTCGATAAGGAAGATCGTCTCTTTTTCAAGCCGCATGTCGTTCATAGCTCACCATCAGACTCCCCATCGACTGGATCTGGTTCAAGACAGGGGGAAGTCGTGTCATCGTCTTGCGAAATAACCACTCGATTACGACCAAGCTCCTTGGCTCTGTACATGGCCTTATCGGCCCGCTCGATCACGGCGCAAGAGGTGTCTCCATTCCGGCACAAAGCCCCGCCAACAGAAACAGACACCCGTAATGTCATCATCGGCAGATCGAGACCGCTTAGCTCCACAAGCATCCGAACACGTTCAGCTACTTGGCGCAATTCCTCCGGAGCGATATTCGGCAACAGACAGAGAAACTCCTCCCCCCCAAAACGGCAGACCCGATCCGTGGGGCGTAGTCCGTTTTGCAGGGCGCGGGCCACGAACCGGATAACCCTGTCACCTACCGGATGCCCATGGGTATCGTTGACGCGTTTGAAATGGTCGATGTCGACAAACAGCACCCCGAAAATTTGGCCGTGTTCACGAAAAGCGCCCATGAGTTCCGAAAGCCTTATTTCCGCAAACTTGCGGTTGCCGATGCCGGTCAACTCGTCTTGGTAGAGGCTTCGTTCCATATCCTTGAGCTGACGGAACATATCCTCCTTGCTGGATGTGTCGACAAAGATCTCGATGGATCCCGCAATTTCGCCGGAACCGTCCCGCAAAGGCAATGCGCGCACCTGCACCGGAACTCGATAACCGGCCTTGTGATGCAGGTAGACGTCGACGACACGAGGGGTTGCGTCGTGCATGGTGGCCATCATCGGACATCCATTTTTACAAAGCGGTTCCCCTGCAAGACTCACGTGTCGCAAAATATTGTCCGCGCAGCACTTGCCAAGGACTTCTTTACTCGAATACCCGGTTATGTTTTCGGCACATTTGTTCCAGAAGACAATCTTTCTGTCACGATCGACAACATAGATCCCATCAAAAAATTGATCCATCAGTTCCAAACATGGTATTTGTAGTCCACCTTGAGACATGTTTATCCTTCCCGTTCGACATTTCGAAGCATTTGATATTCCTTGATGCGCAGGTCGCAGCTCAAAATGTGTCCCACAAGCCAATCTTTGAGCATTTCTCGGAGAGGGCCAGATTCCGCATTCTCTCCGATAAACACGGCGTGCTGAAAATTCTTGACTCGCTTTTTAAGAATGTTGTGCTCTTCCATATGGCTAGCCAGATCAGGATAGCCGATTGATCGCATATATTCTTCTTCATTGGCAAAATGAAAAACTGTATATTCTCGCAATTCATGCAGAATCTTGGCGAAATCGTTCTTGTTTCTGCCGTCCTGCATGGCTCGCAGGAGAGAATTGGTAATGCGGATCAGCTGTTTGTGTTCAGCATCGATCTCCATTTTTCCAACAGAGAGTGTTTCGGACCAGACGATATTGGGCACGTTTCCTCCTGGATTTTCAAACTTCGCAAAATTGGACACATGCTGAAATCAGAAACAATCGGCATCCAGTTCTGAATTCACAATTTCTTTCCAACGCTCGAAGGTCTCTGCCCCCCCCGCGATATCGAGGAACGCCCCTGCCGGAAGATGAGGAGCGTGTCCGCTCGCCTGGACATATCGCTCATGCAACAACACATCCACAACATGAAGAACTGCGGACAAAAGGGTAAGGGGCGGCCCTGGAATCTGGCCATGATGCTGGGCTATGGCGATGACGACATTTTCGGAAAA
The Deltaproteobacteria bacterium HGW-Deltaproteobacteria-18 genome window above contains:
- a CDS encoding sensor domain-containing diguanylate cyclase encodes the protein MSQGGLQIPCLELMDQFFDGIYVVDRDRKIVFWNKCAENITGYSSKEVLGKCCADNILRHVSLAGEPLCKNGCPMMATMHDATPRVVDVYLHHKAGYRVPVQVRALPLRDGSGEIAGSIEIFVDTSSKEDMFRQLKDMERSLYQDELTGIGNRKFAEIRLSELMGAFREHGQIFGVLFVDIDHFKRVNDTHGHPVGDRVIRFVARALQNGLRPTDRVCRFGGEEFLCLLPNIAPEELRQVAERVRMLVELSGLDLPMMTLRVSVSVGGALCRNGDTSCAVIERADKAMYRAKELGRNRVVISQDDDTTSPCLEPDPVDGESDGEL
- a CDS encoding hemerythrin, which gives rise to MPNIVWSETLSVGKMEIDAEHKQLIRITNSLLRAMQDGRNKNDFAKILHELREYTVFHFANEEEYMRSIGYPDLASHMEEHNILKKRVKNFQHAVFIGENAESGPLREMLKDWLVGHILSCDLRIKEYQMLRNVEREG